The Erigeron canadensis isolate Cc75 chromosome 1, C_canadensis_v1, whole genome shotgun sequence genome segment TCCAAGTACAACCGACATTCGGGAACTGCGAGTTCAAAAAAATACCTGTGGACGACCAaagaaatcgcaacaaaaaaaacGTGTCGAGTTTTCCTCAACAAGATATAGTTTTTCAACCATTCCCGATTATGTCAATTCGAGTAATGAGCCGGCCAGACATAGTTGTTTCAAATTTGACCTAAATGAGGTCCCAACTGATAGGTGTTTCGAATTTGACCTAAATGAGGTCCCAGCTGACAGCTGTTTCGAATTTGACGAAGGCCCACCCATGAGTGGTTCAACTTTAATGGATGATATTTCGGAAGTCTTTCATTCAAGCCAACCATTCTTTCAAGATCCTTTTATGAGCCAAAGTCAACACCAGAATGCATACTATCCGGATCCATATGTGTATATAACCGAAGCCCACAATCCAAATCCATATATGTACCACAATccagatccatatatgtatacacCCGAAACCCAAAATCCAGATCCAAATATGAACGATAAAGATTATTTAATTGATCAGGGATTCGAAGATTTTCTTCCGTATATCATACAGGTTCAGAATGTACTAGGAGATGGAAACTGTGGATTTAGAGCGACGGCTATTTGCATTGGTCGTCATCAAGATGATTGGCGTCAAATTCGTATGGATTTATTGGATGAGTTATTTGTGCATAATGCAAGATACACTGTAATTTTTAACAAAGAAGGCGTACAATCACTTCAGTACATGCTGAATCACTTTGAAGAAGGATTTGCAGATCCACCATATTGGATGACTATGCCAGAGACTGGGTTACTCATTGCTTCAAGGTATAATGTGGTGGTTGTTTTTTTGAGCAAAGATGGAGAGACAACGTGCTTTCCGCTTTTTACTAGTTTACCAAGTTCACAACCACATGATATTTTTGTAATTGGACGAGTCAATCGTAATCATTTCGTGAGACTGGTGTTAC includes the following:
- the LOC122585898 gene encoding uncharacterized protein LOC122585898; translation: MSGSTLMDDISEVFHSSQPFFQDPFMSQSQHQNAYYPDPYVYITEAHNPNPYMYHNPDPYMYTPETQNPDPNMNDKDYLIDQGFEDFLPYIIQVQNVLGDGNCGFRATAICIGRHQDDWRQIRMDLLDELFVHNARYTVIFNKEGVQSLQYMLNHFEEGFADPPYWMTMPETGLLIASRYNVVVVFLSKDGETTCFPLFTSLPSSQPHDIFVIGRVNRNHFVRLVLQGDFLVPPTHPQWSSHAFDRAWENPFLDRQNVYNQIKFSRRNSVGVRTCINID